The following proteins are encoded in a genomic region of Arachis stenosperma cultivar V10309 chromosome 4, arast.V10309.gnm1.PFL2, whole genome shotgun sequence:
- the LOC130973297 gene encoding uncharacterized protein LOC130973297 isoform X1: MEGGDEGVEMVAETKDLQQQTKAFDKLTDRVEDRQLDSTRVQEAMASIAASAQADWNAMRLREKELAAVKINAADVDIIANELELDKKVAERTLREHKGDAVAAIRHLLQ; this comes from the exons atggAGGGCGGAGACGAAGGAGTGGAGATGGTAGCGGAGACGAAGGATCTTCAGCAGCAGACTaaggccttcgacaagctcacCGACCGCGTCGAAGATCGCCAGCTCGATTCCACTCGCGTCCAAGAGGCCATGGCCTCCATTGCTGCCTCTGCTCAAGCTGACTGGAACGCCATGCGTTTAAG AGAGAAAGAATTAGCAGCTGTTAAGATAAATGCAGCTGATGTTGATATAATTGCAAATGAACTGGAG TTGGATAAAAAGGTAGCAGAAAGAACTTTGCGCGAGCATAAAGGTGATGCAGTTGCTGCCATTCGTCACTTGCTTCAGTAG
- the LOC130973297 gene encoding uncharacterized protein LOC130973297 isoform X2, protein MEGGDEGVEMVAETKDLQQQTKAFDKLTDRVEDRQLDSTRVQEAMASIAASAQADWNAMRLRKFVCCRFIDKLTGWQNDLQIRDILKNWGFMSTLVLLEGLFICLVMI, encoded by the exons atggAGGGCGGAGACGAAGGAGTGGAGATGGTAGCGGAGACGAAGGATCTTCAGCAGCAGACTaaggccttcgacaagctcacCGACCGCGTCGAAGATCGCCAGCTCGATTCCACTCGCGTCCAAGAGGCCATGGCCTCCATTGCTGCCTCTGCTCAAGCTGACTGGAACGCCATGCGTTTAAG GAAGTTCGTATGTTGCAGATTTATCGATAAGCTAACAGGGTGGCAAAATGACTTGCAAATAAGGGACATTTTGAAGAATTGGGGCTTCATGTCTACTTTAGTGCTCCTAGAGGGATTATTTATTTGCTTAGTGATGATTTGA
- the LOC130973297 gene encoding uncharacterized protein LOC130973297 isoform X3 has product MEGGDEGVEMVAETKDLQQQTKAFDKLTDRVEDRQLDSTRVQEAMASIAASAQADWNAMRLRFIDKLTGWQNDLQIRDILKNWGFMSTLVLLEGLFICLVMI; this is encoded by the exons atggAGGGCGGAGACGAAGGAGTGGAGATGGTAGCGGAGACGAAGGATCTTCAGCAGCAGACTaaggccttcgacaagctcacCGACCGCGTCGAAGATCGCCAGCTCGATTCCACTCGCGTCCAAGAGGCCATGGCCTCCATTGCTGCCTCTGCTCAAGCTGACTGGAACGCCATGCGTTTAAG ATTTATCGATAAGCTAACAGGGTGGCAAAATGACTTGCAAATAAGGGACATTTTGAAGAATTGGGGCTTCATGTCTACTTTAGTGCTCCTAGAGGGATTATTTATTTGCTTAGTGATGATTTGA